Proteins encoded by one window of Pempheris klunzingeri isolate RE-2024b chromosome 14, fPemKlu1.hap1, whole genome shotgun sequence:
- the LOC139213127 gene encoding potassium channel subfamily K member 4 — protein MRCSTLLGILTGVLLYLVLGAVVFRALEAPREEGKHMQLQGTRQDFLLNFTCVGPENLQNLIEEVVEAVSAGVDPNSNFTFVSQWDLASAFFFSGTIITTIGFGNISPKTEGGQLFCIFYALVGIPMFGILLAGVGDHLGTGLRKTVAKIETLFRKWKVSPTIVRVISALLSILLGCLLFVAVPILVFQEVEGWTLLESAYFVVITLTTVGFGDYVAGDSGNEGSDHWYKPLVWFWILLGLAYFASILTMIGNWLRVLSKKTRAEMEELRAHATDWTQNIQNMSVDFRIPGKIDDPFKRRRRKRRHGPRSHGHSVSANGGPEGKEEQNESHTESGSSSSSSSSSNESGSGSEIDSQVTQTERVPEEKPVEPEKEKTPPDPHLSQPLDYFGENLAFIDESSDAQSGKLHLDPLLDTTKPNSGRSRQPKRRRQRRPVPQRSPKINHSNPNKKEPNGNPKPVPDLPVKP, from the exons ATGCGGTGCTCCACTCTGCTCGGCATCCTCACGGGGGTGCTTCTCTACTTGGTGCTGGGAGCTGTGGTGTTCCGTGCCTTGGAGGCTCCCCGAGAGGAGGGCAAGCACATGCAGCTGCAGGGAACACGCCAGGACTTCTTGCTGAACTTCACCTGCGTCGGCCCAGAAAATCTACAGAACCTTATAGAG GAGGTGGTGGAGGCCGTCAGTGCAGGGGTGGATCCCAACAGCAACTTCACCTTTGTCAGCCAGTGGGATCTCGCcagtgccttttttttctcagggaCAATCATCACGACCATCG GTTTTGGAAACATCTCCCCCAAGACAGAAGGAGGGCAGCTGTTCTGCATATTCTACGCCCTGGTGGGAATCCCGATGTTTGGTATCCTGCTGGCTGGAGTCGGAGACCATCTGGGTACTGGGCTGAGGAAAACTGTTGCCAAAATAGAGACTCTCTTCCGG AAATGGAAAGTTAGTCCGACCATTGTGCGGGTGATCTCGGCCCTCCTGTCCATCCTGCTGGGCTGCCTGCTCTTTGTGGCTGTGCCTATCCTGGTTTTCCAAGAGGTGGAGGGGTGGACTCTCCTGGAGTCGGCCTACTTTGTAGTCATCACCCTGACAACGGTGGGCTTTGGAGACTATGTTGCAG GGGACTCTGGAAACGAGGGGAGTGACCACTGGTATAAGCCTTTGGTGTGGTTCTGGATCCTGCTGGGTCTTGCCTACTTTGCATCCATCCTGACGATGATTGGTAACTGGCTCCGGGTTCTGTCTAAGAAGACCAGAGCTGAG ATGGAGGAACTCCGAGCCCACGCCACTGACTGGACTCAAAACATCCAGAATATGTCGGTGGATTTTCGCATTCCGGGAAAAATTGATGACCCCTTCAAAAGGCGTAGGCGAAAGCGCCGCCACGGCCCTCGCAGCCACGGCCACAGTGTGTCAGCGAACGGGGGCCCTGAGGGGAAAGAAGAGCAGAATGAGAGCCACACAGAGTCCggatcttcctcctcttcctcctcctcctctaacgAATCGGGGTCTGGATCAGAAATTGACTCTCAGGTCACTCAGACAGAAAGAGTGCCTGAAGAAAAACCTGTAGAGCctgaaaaggagaaaacaccTCCAGACCCCCACCTGTCTCAGCCTCTAGACTACTTCGGGGAGAACCTTGCCTTCATTGACGAGTCCTCAGATGCTCAGAGCGGTAAGCTACATTTGGATCCTCTGCTGGATACAACAAAACCCAACTCTGGGCGCTCCCGTCAGCCCAAGAGGAGACGCCAGAGAAGGCCTGTTCCACAGAGGAGCCCCAAAATCAACCACTCCAACCCCAACAAGAAGGAGCCCAATGGAAACCCCAAACCAGTCCCAGATCTACCAGTGAAGCCTTAA
- the adssl gene encoding adenylosuccinate synthase, like, translating into MASDSTMANVNGRDTVALNGEPVVKRPRESATQDSALRVPKEPQNKVTVVLGAQWGDEGKGKVVDLLAMDADIVCRCQGGNNAGHTVVVDKVEYDFHLLPSGVLNKKAISFIGNGVVIHLPGLFEEAAKNLQKGKGLQGWEERLKISDRAHIVFNFHQAVDGIQEQQRQQQEGKNLGTTKKGIGPAYSSKAARNGLRVCDLVSDFKVFEDKFRMLAEHFLTMYPNLNVDIDSELEQLKGYAERLRPLVTDGVYFMHKALTGPSKKILVEGANAALLDIDFGTYPFVTSSNCTVGGVCTGLGVPPSYVGRVYGVVKAYTTRVGVGAFPTEQDNETGALLQSRGREFGVTTGRRRRCGWLDLILVRYAHMVNGFSAIALTKLDILDTLPDIKVGVAYKVDGKPLPSFPANMDVLTRVSVDYMTLPGWCCSTEAARSFEELPSQAQNYIHFIEDFLQVPVKWVGVGKSRESMIKLF; encoded by the exons atggCATCCGACAGCACCATGGCTAACGTGAACGGACGGGACACCGTGGCCCTGAACGGGGAGCCGGTGGTGAAGCGGCCCCGGGAGAGCGCCACCCAGGACTCTGCTCTCCGGGTCCCGAAGGAGCCCCAGAACAAAGTGACCGTGGTGCTCGGGGCGCAGTGGGGCGACGAGGGCAAAGGAAAAGTTGTGGACTTGCTCGCTATGGATGCGGATATTGTGTGCAGGTGTCAG GGAGGCAACAACGCGGGACACACAGTGGTGGTGGACAAGGTGGAGTACGACTTCCACCTGCTGCCCAGCGGAGTGCTCAACAAGAAGGCCATCTCCTTCATTG GCAATGGAGTGGTGATACACCTACCAGGTCTGTTTGAGGAGGCTGCAAAGAACCTGCAGAAAGGCAAAG GATTACAAGGATGGGAAGAGAGATTAAAGATTTCTGACCGTGCCCACATTG TGTTCAACTTCCATCAGGCTGTGGATGGcatccaggagcagcagcggcagcaacAAGAAGGGAAAAA TTTGGGAACCACCAAAAAGGGGATCGGTCCGGCCTACTCCTCCAAAGCTGCTCGAAACGGTCTGCGAGTCTGTGACCTTGTCTCGGATTTCAAGGTTTTTGAGGataa GTTTCGCATGTTGGCTGAACATTTCCTGACGATGTATCCAAACCTTAACGTGGACATTGACAGTGAACTGGAGCAGCTGAAG GGATACGCAGAGAGACTGCGCCCCCTGGTGACTGATGGGGTGTACTTCATGCACAAAGCTCTTACTGGACCCAGTAAGAAAATCCTGGTGGAGGGAGCCAACGCTGCTCTCCTGGATATCGACTTTG GGACGTATCCTTTCGTGACATCTTCCAACTGCACTGTGGGAGGAGTGTGCACCGGCCTTGGCGTGCCACCGTCATATGTTGGCCGAGTATACGGTGTCGTCAAAGCATACACCACCCGGGTGGGCGTCGGTGCTTTCCCAACAGAGCAGGATAAT GAGACTGGGGCTCTGTTACAGTCCAGGGGGAGAGAGTTCGGAGTGACGACAGGCAGGAGGAGACGCTGTGGCTGGCTGGACCTGATTCTGGTCAGATACGCCCACATGGTCAACGGCTTCTCTGC aattGCCCTGACGAAGCTGGACATTTTGGACACGCTACCTGACATTAAAGTGGGCGTGGCCTATAAGGTTGATGGAAAACCCCTACCAAGTTTCCCCG CAAACATGGACGTCTTGACGCGGGTGTCGGTGGACTACATGACGCTGCCCGGCTGGTGCTGCAGCACCGAGGCAGCTCGGAGCTTCGAGGAGCTGCCGTCACAGGCACAAAATTACATTCACTTCATCGAGGACTTCCTGCAAGTGCCAG tGAAGTGGGTTGGAGTCGGCAAATCCAGAGAGAGCATGATCAAACTGTTTTGA